In Odocoileus virginianus isolate 20LAN1187 ecotype Illinois unplaced genomic scaffold, Ovbor_1.2 Unplaced_Scaffold_24, whole genome shotgun sequence, a single genomic region encodes these proteins:
- the LOC110148898 gene encoding ATP synthase subunit g, mitochondrial translates to MAQFVRNLAEKAPALVNAAVTYSKPRLATFWYYAKVELVPPTPAEIPTAIQSLKKIINSAKTGSFKQLTVKEALLNGLVATEVWMWFYVGEIIGKRGIIGYDV, encoded by the coding sequence ATGGCCCAGTTTGTCCGTAACCTCGCGGAGAAGGCCCCGGCGCTGGTCAACGCTGCTGTGACTTACTCGAAGCCTCGATTGGCCACGTTTTGGTACTATGCCAAGGTTGAGCTGGTTCCTCCAACCCCTGCTGAGATCCCTACAGCAATTCAGAGcttgaaaaaaattatcaacagTGCTAAAACCGGTAGCTTCAAACAGCTCACTGTTAAGGAAGCTCTACTGAATGGTTTGGTGGCCACTGAGGTGTGGATGTGGTTTTATGTTGGCGAGATCATAGGCAAGCGTGGCATCATTGGCTATGATGTTTGA